One stretch of Roseimicrobium sp. ORNL1 DNA includes these proteins:
- the rimO gene encoding 30S ribosomal protein S12 methylthiotransferase RimO — protein sequence MIKVGLVSLGCAKNLIDSEIMIGHLQQAGMAMTPEPDLADVLIINTCSFIDMAKKESIASVHEAVDGRADGGKKRAKQKIIVAGCMAQRFSQELPNLMPEVDAFIGLDQLTKVAPVIEGLMGKKRTEDEAPENHVTEKPQWIPDYDTPRFRLTPKHSAYVKIAEGCNHPCSFCIIPKIRGRHRSRTQESVVKEVQALVKSGVKEINLISQDTTYFGMDKWEGQRPNPRSGVDSTRGESLATLIRELNTIEGDFWIRLLYTHPAHWSDELIKAVAESPKVARYIDIPLQHISDNMLTLMKRETDGNYIRDLVKRMRAGIPGLAIRTTFIVGFPGETEADFEELVQFIDESKFERAGVFNYSKEEGTRAYKMEGHIHHSTRQRRWNEAMRALQHRAEEFNASMVGKTVRVLVEKPGEGRTYMDAPDIDGTVFVDADLPVGEFADVTIQDWRGYDLVAKR from the coding sequence ATGATCAAAGTCGGACTCGTCTCCCTTGGCTGTGCCAAGAACCTCATTGATTCGGAAATCATGATTGGCCACCTCCAGCAGGCGGGCATGGCCATGACTCCGGAGCCCGATCTTGCCGATGTGCTCATCATCAATACCTGCTCCTTCATCGACATGGCGAAGAAGGAGAGCATCGCCAGCGTGCACGAGGCCGTGGATGGCCGTGCGGACGGGGGCAAGAAGCGCGCGAAGCAGAAGATCATCGTGGCCGGTTGCATGGCCCAGCGCTTCTCCCAAGAGCTGCCGAACCTCATGCCTGAGGTGGATGCCTTCATCGGCCTGGACCAGCTCACGAAGGTGGCCCCGGTCATCGAGGGTCTCATGGGCAAGAAGCGCACGGAGGACGAGGCGCCTGAGAACCATGTGACGGAAAAGCCGCAGTGGATTCCGGATTACGACACGCCCCGCTTCCGCCTCACGCCGAAGCACTCCGCGTATGTGAAGATTGCCGAGGGCTGCAATCACCCGTGCAGCTTCTGCATCATCCCGAAAATCCGTGGCCGCCACCGCAGCCGCACGCAGGAGAGCGTGGTGAAGGAAGTGCAGGCCCTGGTGAAAAGCGGGGTGAAGGAAATCAACCTCATCTCCCAGGACACGACCTACTTCGGCATGGACAAGTGGGAGGGCCAGCGCCCAAACCCCCGCAGCGGCGTGGACAGCACCCGTGGCGAGAGCCTTGCCACACTCATCCGTGAGCTGAACACCATCGAAGGTGACTTCTGGATTCGCCTGCTCTACACGCACCCCGCGCACTGGAGTGATGAACTCATCAAGGCCGTGGCCGAAAGCCCGAAGGTGGCACGTTACATCGACATCCCGCTGCAGCACATCAGCGACAACATGCTGACGCTCATGAAGCGCGAGACGGATGGAAACTACATCCGTGACCTCGTGAAGCGCATGCGTGCGGGCATTCCCGGACTGGCGATTCGCACCACCTTCATCGTCGGTTTCCCCGGCGAGACGGAGGCGGATTTCGAAGAGCTCGTCCAGTTCATCGACGAATCCAAGTTCGAGCGCGCCGGCGTCTTCAATTACTCCAAGGAGGAAGGCACCCGTGCCTACAAGATGGAAGGGCACATCCACCACAGCACGCGTCAGCGTCGCTGGAATGAAGCGATGCGCGCCCTGCAGCATCGTGCGGAAGAGTTCAACGCCAGCATGGTGGGCAAGACCGTCCGCGTGCTCGTGGAGAAGCCCGGCGAGGGCCGCACTTACATGGATGCTCCGGATATTGACGGCACCGTGTTCGTGGATGCGGACCTGCCTGTGGGCGAGTTCGCGGATGTCACCATTCAGGACTGGCGTGGATACGACCTGGTGGCGAAGCGGTAG